The window GCAACCGGCGCGCCGAGATCGCGAACTTCACGCACCGGATGGAGATCCACCGGCGGGTCGACCAGCTCCTCGCCGACAAGGGACTGCCGGAGCTCAAGTTCCACAAGGACGTCAAGTTCCTGAAGCACGACCTGGTGCTGCACCTGCGTGACCTGCCCTTCCGGGACGCCTCCTACCGGGAGGAGTTCGCCGCCGTCGCCCGCGGCTATCTGGAGTCCGTCGACCGTGCCGCGTTCGACGAGGTGGAGCCCATCCACGCCATCTGCGCCTACCTGTTGCAGGAGAGCGACTGGGACAACCTCCTGCCGGCCGTGGACACGCTCACCAACCGCGACAAGATCTCGTCCCCCCTCGTCGAGCGGGACGGCCGCGTCTACTGGTGTGCCGAGCACCTCGACGACGACTTCGCCCGGCACGTGCTCGACGTCACCGACCTCGGCCATCACACCAGGCCCGTCGAGAGGATGTTCCTGCGCAACGTCCTGACCGGATACGAGGAGGCCGCGGGCACGGTCCGGCTGGCAGGGCGCATCACCAACCCTCTCGGCGTCATCGCGCCCGGCGCCCGGCTCACCGGCGAGCTGGAGTTCGGCGCCCGCCGCAGGGGTGTGCGCTTCCAGACCTTCCGCTTTCCCGTGGCCGTACTGCGGCACGAGGGCGAGTTCGTCGCCTGGGAGGCGTCGGCCGGCCTCGCGCGAGGGCTGCGGCCGGTGGGCGTCGTGGACGCCGTGTGGGACGTACGGCTGCACCTCGACGTCGACGGCGTGCGCACCACCACCCGCCTCACCGCCTCGGAGCCCGGCCTGGCCGTCGGGGCGTCGCCCGTCAGGCCCCGGCTCACCCGGCTGGTCGCCGACCGCATCGCACCCGAGGTCTCCTCCCGCGGCCACCTCTCCTTCCGGGTCGTCACCCGCGAGAAGGTGGACGCGCTCGTCGGGCGGGGGGTGCGGGGGGCGCCCGGCAGGCTCGCCAAGTCCGGGTACCGGAAGGCCAGGAAGGCGCGCGCGAGGCTCACCTCCGGTGACACCAAGATCCGGCTCTACCACGAGGTCTTCAGCCGCCTCCCCGTGAAGAAGGGCCTGGTCGTCTTCGAGAGCCACCTGGGCCGGCAGTACAGCGACAGCCCGAAGGCCGTCTACGAGGAGATGCGGCGCCAGGGTCTCGACTTCGAGGCCGTGTGGTCGTACACGGGCAGCCCCGAGGGCTTTCCGCCCGACGCCACGCTCGTACGCCGCTGGTCGCTGCCCTATCTGAAGGCGCTGGCGCGGGCCGAGTTCTGGGTCGACAACCAGAGCTATCCGCTGAAGCTCACCAAGCGCCCGGAGACCACGTACATCCAGACCTGGCACGGTTCGGCGCTCAAGCGGATGGGCTTCGACGAGCCGGAGTGGAAGCTCAGGCCCCGGCCCGAGCAGGCGGAACAGCAGCGCACCCTCGACCGCTTCGACCGGTTCCTGATCCGCTCCGAGCACGATGTGCGCACCCTCGCCCGGGCGTTCCGCCTGAAGGAGAGAACACTGCTGCGGGTGGGCTACCCCCGCAACGACGCGCTCGTGCGGGCCAGGGTCAGGGAGAGGGAGACGGGCCGTCGCGAACGAGGCCCGCTCGCCGCCGAGCTGGGGATCCCCGACGACCGGGAGGTCCTGCTGTACGCGCCCACCTTCCGCCGGCAGGGGAGGGGACAACGGCGGTTCGAACTGCCCTTCGATGTGGAGCGGTTCGCCGACGAGTTCGGCGACCGGTACGTCCTGCTGGTGCGCTCGCACTACCTCAACCACGTGGTGCTCCCGCCGTCCGTGCGCGGGCGCGTCGTCGACGTGTCGGCCCACCACGACGTGACCCCGCTGCTCGCGCTCGCCGACGGGCTCATCACCGACTACTCGTCCGTGATGTTCGACTACGCGCTCCTCGGCCGGCCGATGTTCTTCTTCGCGTACGACTACGAGGAGTACGTGCACGAGGGCCGCGGAACCTACTTCGACCTGCTCGAACGGGCGCCGGGACCGGTCGTGCGCACCGAGGGGGAACTGCGTACCGCCCTCGCCTCCCTCGACGAGCAGACCGCCAAGTACGCGGAGGCCCGGGAGGGCTTCGTGGCGGAGTTCGGCGAGTACGACAAGGGGACGGCCGCCCAGAGCATCGTCGACCAGTTCTTCTTCCGGTGGAGGCGTGGATGACACTCGTGAACGCGGATCCGCAGCGGGACGTCTTCTTCGTCTCCAACAGCGTCGACGAGCTCGGCGGAGTGACCAGCTGGTCGCACCAGATGGCCCGGCTCCTCACCGGACGCGGGCACCGCGTCCATGTCGTCGGCATCACCCCGCCCGGCGTCGCACAGGAACTCGGCGAGGTGCCGTACCCGACGACGACGCTGTACGCCGGACAGCCGCCGCGGGCGGGCCGGGCACGTGAGGCGAGCATCCGTGCGGAGGCCGCGAAGCTGACGGCACTGTTCCGGACGGCACGGCCCGGCGCGGTCGTGATCGTCACGCAGGTGTGGGCCATGGAGTGGGTCGCCCGGGCCGACACGCACGGGCTGACCGTGATCGGGATGAGCCACGAGTCCTTCGTGTACTC of the Streptomyces aurantiacus genome contains:
- a CDS encoding bifunctional glycosyltransferase/CDP-glycerol:glycerophosphate glycerophosphotransferase, whose translation is MNEDLVQVPDVSVVVIVYNDEARLPAAVSSVLAQTLRNVEIVIVDDRSTDGSYEVARGLAARNPGRVRAFRLDENSGGCGAPRNHGIGRARGRYVLFLDSDDVLERNACRNMLEAAETTGADLVSGLCVRVHVDSRSRKEVKWYPWLYTRTRTLESVSELPDLLVFDTLSTNKCYRREFLVEQKLTFPVGIHYEDLLFSAQAYAAARRITLIPNRVYDWNVTDRATTKSISNRRAEIANFTHRMEIHRRVDQLLADKGLPELKFHKDVKFLKHDLVLHLRDLPFRDASYREEFAAVARGYLESVDRAAFDEVEPIHAICAYLLQESDWDNLLPAVDTLTNRDKISSPLVERDGRVYWCAEHLDDDFARHVLDVTDLGHHTRPVERMFLRNVLTGYEEAAGTVRLAGRITNPLGVIAPGARLTGELEFGARRRGVRFQTFRFPVAVLRHEGEFVAWEASAGLARGLRPVGVVDAVWDVRLHLDVDGVRTTTRLTASEPGLAVGASPVRPRLTRLVADRIAPEVSSRGHLSFRVVTREKVDALVGRGVRGAPGRLAKSGYRKARKARARLTSGDTKIRLYHEVFSRLPVKKGLVVFESHLGRQYSDSPKAVYEEMRRQGLDFEAVWSYTGSPEGFPPDATLVRRWSLPYLKALARAEFWVDNQSYPLKLTKRPETTYIQTWHGSALKRMGFDEPEWKLRPRPEQAEQQRTLDRFDRFLIRSEHDVRTLARAFRLKERTLLRVGYPRNDALVRARVRERETGRRERGPLAAELGIPDDREVLLYAPTFRRQGRGQRRFELPFDVERFADEFGDRYVLLVRSHYLNHVVLPPSVRGRVVDVSAHHDVTPLLALADGLITDYSSVMFDYALLGRPMFFFAYDYEEYVHEGRGTYFDLLERAPGPVVRTEGELRTALASLDEQTAKYAEAREGFVAEFGEYDKGTAAQSIVDQFFFRWRRG